The Shinella zoogloeoides genome contains the following window.
CGCAGGATCTCATCGCCAGCGACAAGGTCGAGGGCACCAGCGTCTACGGCGCGGATGGCAAGCATATCGGCGCGGTGGAGCGCCTGATTCTCGACAAGCGCAGCGGGCATGTTTCCTATGCCGTCCTCAGCTTCGGCGGCTTCCTCGGCATCGGGCAGGACCACTATCCCCTGCCTTGGGGCAAGCTGAACTACGACGAAGGCCTCGGCGGCTATCGCGTCGATGTGACGAAGGAGCAGGTCGAGCGCGCGCCGCATTATGAAAGCGATGCCGAATACGACTGGAACCGCCGCAACGGCAAGGTGATCCACGACTATTACGGCGTGCCGCCCTACTGGATGTAAGCGTCAGATCCGTCCGGCTTCATCGAAGTGTGCCGGCACGGTGAAAGAGGGCGGTACGCCGAGCGTGCCGCCCTTTATTTCGTGGAGAACTTCCCGGGCGAGCGCATGGGCGAGGCCGAAGCTCACCTTGAAGCCCCCGGTCATCAGGCTGACATTTGCATGATCCGGGTGCCGGCCTACCATGGGCTCCCGGCCGATGGCCTTGGGCCGAAGCCCGGCCCAGCGCTCGGCGACGGGCGCATCCGCAAGAGCCGGCGCCATATGGCGCGCCTTTTCGATCAGGGCGTCGAGAAGCCCGTCGGTGCCATGGGGATCGGAAAAGCTGTTCT
Protein-coding sequences here:
- a CDS encoding PRC-barrel domain-containing protein; its protein translation is MAMQDANIRETQDLIASDKVEGTSVYGADGKHIGAVERLILDKRSGHVSYAVLSFGGFLGIGQDHYPLPWGKLNYDEGLGGYRVDVTKEQVERAPHYESDAEYDWNRRNGKVIHDYYGVPPYWM